A single region of the Duganella sp. BuS-21 genome encodes:
- a CDS encoding AlpA family phage regulatory protein → MKNKIVLRISDIASTSTKAGLLPVSKATIWRWVKIGTFPAPFKLGAGVTGWHAGDIDAFIAKCAQKQV, encoded by the coding sequence ATGAAGAATAAGATTGTCTTGAGGATTTCTGATATCGCAAGTACCTCCACTAAGGCGGGGCTGCTCCCTGTAAGTAAGGCAACCATCTGGCGCTGGGTCAAGATCGGCACCTTCCCCGCACCGTTCAAACTCGGTGCAGGCGTCACTGGTTGGCATGCTGGTGATATTGACGCATTTATTGCGAAATGTGCGCAGAAGCAGGTGTAG
- a CDS encoding integrase arm-type DNA-binding domain-containing protein, with amino-acid sequence MALTDTFVRQVKPIASSTKKYQDGDGMYLLVKPAGKYWRYDYRFNGKRKTVALGIYPEVSLAKARQRRQEARELLADGIDPSAAKRANKEEKRLLEQQTFSAVAYEWLDKTKALRAETTQDKVTGWLTRNILPQIGNMPISEIKPRDVLLAVQRLENRGAVESAHRVKQLCGQVMRYAVAVGVAERDVTADLKGALVAIPRQHYASITEPPEVAKLMRAIHGYAGHPYATAALKLSPLFFVRPGELRSAEWREIDLAAAEWRIPGSKMKMKNDHVVPLASQALAILENLYGMTGHGKYVFPSIRTEDRCMSENTINACLRSLGFSKEVMTAHGFRAMARTILDEVLGERVDFIEHQLAHAVKDANGRAYNRTAHLTARRAMMQRWADYLDNLRANKA; translated from the coding sequence ATGGCATTAACCGATACCTTCGTTCGTCAAGTTAAACCTATCGCCTCTAGTACTAAGAAGTACCAAGATGGCGATGGCATGTACTTGCTTGTCAAGCCGGCAGGCAAATACTGGCGCTACGACTACCGCTTCAATGGCAAGCGCAAAACCGTCGCGCTTGGCATCTACCCCGAGGTCAGCCTCGCAAAAGCGAGGCAGCGCCGGCAAGAAGCTCGGGAACTGCTTGCTGACGGTATCGATCCGTCCGCTGCCAAACGTGCCAATAAGGAAGAGAAACGGCTTTTAGAGCAGCAGACCTTTTCTGCTGTTGCCTACGAATGGCTGGATAAGACCAAAGCACTGCGCGCCGAAACCACTCAAGACAAAGTGACCGGCTGGTTGACGCGGAATATCCTTCCCCAAATCGGCAATATGCCCATCTCCGAAATTAAACCGCGCGACGTTCTACTGGCTGTGCAGCGGTTGGAAAACCGTGGTGCGGTGGAGTCCGCGCACCGCGTTAAGCAGTTGTGCGGGCAAGTGATGCGTTATGCCGTAGCAGTTGGGGTTGCTGAGCGGGATGTCACGGCAGACCTGAAGGGGGCGCTGGTCGCTATTCCTCGTCAGCACTATGCGTCGATCACGGAGCCGCCGGAAGTCGCCAAGCTCATGCGGGCTATCCACGGCTACGCAGGCCATCCATACGCCACCGCTGCGCTGAAACTGTCGCCTCTGTTCTTCGTGCGGCCGGGCGAGCTGCGCAGCGCGGAATGGCGAGAGATCGACCTCGCAGCAGCCGAATGGCGCATTCCCGGCAGCAAGATGAAGATGAAGAACGACCATGTCGTGCCGCTGGCAAGCCAAGCCCTCGCGATTCTTGAAAACCTCTACGGCATGACCGGCCACGGCAAGTATGTGTTTCCCAGCATCCGCACTGAGGATCGCTGCATGAGTGAGAACACTATTAACGCCTGCCTGCGCAGCTTGGGGTTTAGCAAAGAAGTGATGACCGCCCATGGCTTCCGCGCTATGGCCCGGACTATCTTGGACGAAGTGCTGGGAGAGCGCGTGGACTTCATCGAGCACCAACTGGCGCATGCGGTTAAAGACGCCAATGGCCGGGCATATAACCGTACCGCGCACCTGACGGCACGCCGCGCGATGATGCAGAGGTGGGCGGATTATCTGGATAATCTGCGGGCCAATAAAGCGTAA
- a CDS encoding TetR/AcrR family transcriptional regulator C-terminal domain-containing protein, whose protein sequence is MEKNSVKNKIEPLDRQRIARVALGLIDAHGIDQLSMRKLGGELGVEAMALYHHFRNKAELLDGILDIVLEDVDAALTPDGTPLERMRRTFDALREIAISHPHAYLSMVSRRFRTPTALKFYEQLLGLFHEAGLSAEQSARYYRMMANFTAGAGLAEVGSRAKQPDATPIVLEDFNRPDEFPHITAAMPYLRVSEIDGIYHAGMDILFAALMVEQTQR, encoded by the coding sequence ATGGAAAAGAACAGTGTGAAAAACAAGATCGAACCGTTGGATCGGCAGCGCATCGCCCGCGTGGCGCTGGGCCTGATCGACGCGCACGGCATCGACCAGCTCAGCATGCGCAAGCTCGGCGGCGAGCTGGGCGTGGAGGCGATGGCGCTCTATCACCACTTCCGCAACAAGGCCGAGCTGCTGGACGGCATCCTCGACATCGTGCTGGAAGATGTGGACGCCGCGCTGACGCCGGACGGCACGCCGCTGGAACGCATGCGCCGCACCTTCGACGCCTTGCGCGAAATCGCCATCAGCCATCCGCACGCCTACCTCAGCATGGTGTCGCGCCGCTTCCGCACGCCGACGGCGCTGAAATTCTACGAGCAGCTGCTGGGACTATTTCACGAGGCTGGGCTGAGCGCAGAGCAAAGCGCGCGCTATTACCGCATGATGGCCAACTTCACGGCCGGCGCCGGCCTGGCCGAAGTCGGCAGCCGCGCCAAACAGCCGGACGCGACGCCGATCGTGCTGGAGGACTTCAACCGGCCCGACGAATTCCCCCACATCACCGCCGCCATGCCCTACCTGCGCGTGAGCGAGATCGACGGCATCTACCACGCCGGCATGGACATCCTGTTCGCGGCGCTGATGGTGGAGCAAACTCAACGCTGA
- a CDS encoding GNAT family N-acetyltransferase has translation MQKKIAEDIEIQARRRFFAAAPTAFGCAVIDLPDTPATLLSVAAMPSPIMNRVVGLPAEQALQDAAMAGIKAVFRASGIPRFWLQDWQQPGVSALADSLRMHGCQPQGAWTMFQHDLTGIGQPALSPGLSLRVAKDQEYAFAGQILAASFGMPLMVDWMVGLAGDAHWQVFFACDENDVPLATGTLLIDGSRAWLGMGATLPEARRRGAQLALLDARLSAASAAGCVTASIETAAPAPGEVLPALNNIRRAGFRQIGTRINYLCDV, from the coding sequence GTGCAGAAAAAAATCGCTGAGGACATCGAGATTCAGGCACGACGCCGTTTTTTTGCGGCGGCGCCGACGGCGTTCGGCTGTGCCGTTATCGACTTGCCCGACACGCCAGCCACGCTGCTCAGCGTGGCGGCGATGCCGTCGCCGATCATGAATCGCGTGGTCGGATTGCCGGCCGAGCAGGCCTTGCAGGATGCCGCCATGGCAGGGATCAAGGCCGTGTTCCGCGCAAGCGGGATTCCCCGGTTTTGGCTGCAAGACTGGCAGCAGCCCGGCGTGTCCGCGCTGGCCGACAGCCTGCGCATGCACGGTTGCCAGCCGCAAGGCGCCTGGACCATGTTTCAGCATGACCTCACCGGTATCGGGCAGCCGGCCCTATCGCCGGGCCTGAGCTTGCGTGTCGCAAAGGATCAGGAATACGCATTTGCCGGCCAGATTTTGGCCGCCAGCTTCGGCATGCCCCTGATGGTCGACTGGATGGTTGGACTGGCCGGCGATGCGCATTGGCAGGTGTTTTTCGCCTGCGACGAGAACGATGTGCCGCTTGCCACCGGCACGCTGCTGATCGATGGCAGTCGCGCATGGCTGGGCATGGGCGCCACCTTGCCCGAAGCGCGCAGGCGTGGCGCGCAACTGGCCTTGCTGGATGCGCGGCTGTCCGCCGCCAGCGCCGCCGGCTGCGTCACGGCCTCCATCGAGACGGCCGCGCCGGCGCCGGGCGAGGTGCTGCCGGCCTTGAACAATATCCGGCGCGCGGGGTTCCGCCAGATCGGCACCCGCATCAACTACCTCTGCGACGTTTGA
- a CDS encoding proline iminopeptidase-family hydrolase, giving the protein MDRRNFLAASMAAVAGGAVAGTEVVQDALNPQGVRTAGVKMVPVVGGKYKVWTKRIGSGPVKVLLLHGGPGFTHEYLEAMESFLPQAGIEMYYYDQLGCGNSDQPDDPSLWTLPRYLEEVEEVRKGLGLDNFVLYGHSWGGVLALEYALHHQRHLRGLVISNMTAGIQSLLQNLYKIKQQLPPAKLAQLQALEAREAYDAPEYQQIMMEELYPKVICRLSPWPDAVDRTFRHANQKVYNQMQGKSEFLVTGNLKDWERWDRLHEIKVRALTIGAKYDEMNPDDMRKMAQLMPRARAVICERGSHLCMWDDQAFYFEHLLKFLRTV; this is encoded by the coding sequence ATGGATCGTCGAAATTTTCTGGCTGCCAGCATGGCGGCGGTGGCGGGTGGTGCGGTAGCGGGCACGGAAGTGGTTCAGGATGCGCTGAATCCGCAGGGCGTGCGCACGGCCGGCGTCAAGATGGTGCCGGTGGTGGGCGGCAAGTACAAGGTGTGGACCAAGAGGATCGGCAGCGGCCCGGTCAAGGTCTTGCTGCTGCACGGCGGTCCGGGCTTCACCCACGAATACCTGGAGGCGATGGAGTCCTTCCTGCCGCAGGCCGGCATCGAGATGTATTACTACGACCAGCTCGGCTGCGGCAATTCCGACCAGCCGGACGATCCGTCGCTGTGGACGCTGCCGCGCTACCTGGAAGAGGTGGAAGAGGTGCGCAAGGGCCTGGGCCTGGATAACTTCGTGCTGTACGGCCACTCGTGGGGCGGCGTGCTAGCGCTGGAGTATGCGCTGCATCACCAGCGCCATCTGCGCGGGCTGGTGATTTCCAACATGACGGCCGGCATCCAGTCGCTGCTGCAGAACCTGTACAAGATCAAGCAACAGCTGCCGCCGGCCAAGCTGGCGCAGTTGCAGGCATTGGAGGCGCGCGAGGCTTACGATGCGCCGGAATACCAGCAGATCATGATGGAAGAGTTGTACCCGAAAGTGATCTGCCGCCTCTCGCCATGGCCGGACGCGGTGGACCGCACCTTCCGCCACGCCAACCAGAAGGTCTACAACCAGATGCAGGGCAAGAGCGAGTTCCTTGTCACCGGCAATTTGAAGGACTGGGAGCGTTGGGACCGCCTGCACGAAATCAAAGTGCGCGCGCTGACCATCGGCGCCAAATACGATGAGATGAATCCCGACGACATGCGCAAGATGGCGCAACTGATGCCGCGCGCCCGCGCGGTCATCTGCGAGCGCGGCAGCCACCTCTGCATGTGGGACGATCAGGCGTTCTACTTCGAGCACCTGCTGAAGTTTCTCAGGACGGTGTGA
- a CDS encoding AAA family ATPase: protein MNKVEIRRLRTGVPGLDELLGGGIPEYSFNLLAGTPGSGKTTLAHQIMFALAEPDRRALFFTVLGEPPLKMLRYQQQFPFFDAAKINQSIKFVNLAGDLLDGDFDRVLERIAAEVQAFSPALVFVDSFRSVVQSGKGADAANGGLQRFVQHLGMQMTGWLATTFLIGEYLTPEAESSPVFTVADGILWLSQQVHRDAMVRKIQVVKMRGQAQSLGVHTFRINDHGLEIFPRAVVNSGPHISFPSDLRLSTGVPTLDQMLGGGLPAGYSLLVVGPTGSGKTVLATQFLAEGVRIGEPGVIAAFEKSPNQLLSMQLSGLVSSGQVGVINTRTLDLSLDEILNDLIVMIKRMQAKRVVIDSLSGFELTLASVFREDFRESLYRLVAVLTGMGVTVLMTAELEDRYTSLSFSSYGNAFLADAIVMHRYVELHGQLKRVISVVKVRGSDHSKEIRFFEIGDDQISIGAPLSQYRGILSGQLEDE from the coding sequence ATGAACAAAGTCGAAATACGGCGCCTGCGCACCGGCGTTCCCGGCCTGGACGAACTGCTGGGCGGAGGGATACCCGAATACTCGTTCAACCTGCTGGCGGGCACGCCGGGCAGCGGCAAGACCACCCTGGCGCACCAGATCATGTTCGCCCTGGCCGAGCCGGACCGCCGCGCGCTGTTCTTCACCGTGCTGGGCGAGCCGCCGCTCAAGATGCTGCGCTACCAGCAGCAATTTCCCTTCTTCGACGCGGCCAAGATCAACCAGTCGATCAAGTTCGTCAATCTGGCCGGCGACCTGCTCGACGGCGACTTCGACCGCGTGCTGGAACGCATCGCCGCCGAGGTGCAGGCGTTCAGCCCGGCCCTGGTATTCGTCGACTCGTTTCGCTCCGTGGTGCAGTCGGGCAAGGGAGCCGACGCCGCCAATGGCGGGCTGCAGCGCTTCGTCCAGCACCTGGGCATGCAGATGACCGGCTGGCTGGCCACCACCTTCCTGATCGGCGAATACCTGACGCCGGAAGCCGAATCAAGCCCGGTATTCACGGTGGCCGACGGCATCCTGTGGCTGTCGCAGCAGGTGCATCGCGACGCCATGGTGCGCAAGATCCAGGTGGTCAAAATGCGCGGACAGGCCCAGAGCCTGGGCGTGCACACCTTCCGCATCAACGACCATGGCCTGGAGATCTTTCCCCGCGCAGTCGTCAATTCCGGCCCGCACATCTCGTTCCCCAGCGACCTGCGGCTATCGACCGGCGTGCCGACGCTGGACCAGATGCTGGGCGGCGGCCTGCCGGCCGGCTATTCGCTGCTGGTGGTCGGTCCCACCGGTTCCGGCAAGACCGTGCTGGCCACGCAATTCCTGGCCGAGGGCGTGCGCATCGGCGAGCCCGGCGTGATCGCCGCGTTTGAAAAGAGTCCGAACCAGCTGTTGAGCATGCAGCTGAGCGGCCTGGTCAGCAGCGGCCAGGTCGGCGTGATCAACACGCGTACCCTGGACCTGTCGCTGGACGAGATCCTGAACGACCTGATCGTCATGATCAAGCGCATGCAGGCCAAGCGGGTGGTCATCGATTCCCTGTCGGGATTCGAATTGACGCTGGCCTCGGTGTTCCGGGAAGACTTCCGGGAATCGCTGTACCGCTTGGTCGCGGTGCTGACCGGGATGGGAGTGACGGTCCTGATGACGGCCGAGCTGGAAGACCGCTACACCTCGCTGAGCTTCAGCTCCTATGGCAACGCCTTCCTGGCCGACGCCATCGTGATGCATCGCTACGTTGAACTGCACGGGCAACTCAAGCGCGTGATCTCGGTGGTCAAAGTGCGCGGCAGCGACCACAGCAAGGAGATCCGCTTCTTCGAGATCGGCGATGACCAGATCAGCATAGGCGCGCCACTCAGTCAGTATCGCGGCATCCTGTCCGGCCAGCTGGAGGACGAATAA
- a CDS encoding hybrid sensor histidine kinase/response regulator, producing MNTETQSVPELPPSPSDPLADLQKLHVQQIAQLRGTIADMLRLSERNSQIKQRIEVYDRLVPQLREANEHLIMATFEARDSQAAAEALNRRQSEFISMLAHELRNPLHPIVMANKLIGRLFGEAPGLPALQAIVTRQTEQLMRLVDDLMDASRSDAGKMILQRRRLDVTQVIDCAVETSQGAIDARHQQLQLNARGQPLYLDGDLGRLTQLFTNLLLNASKYTPEYGQLSIGIEADGAQMHIKISDNGAGIPLEIQPLVFDLFIQGPPAPHSAPGGLGIGLALVRQIAQLHGGSVTVYSAGKGLGSVFTVTLPLAGQPDPAPQAAPRREVSAPTPARRILYIEDNVDASDMLSQLLEMDGHTVVCRADGPSGLAAAQQGGFDAIIMDVGLPGLTGYAIARTLRQQSGGATACLIALSGFDAAEPAATPARSFDHYLVKPVSIPALQTILQQLDGPPPGGAS from the coding sequence ATGAATACCGAAACTCAATCCGTGCCGGAACTCCCGCCCTCCCCGTCCGATCCCCTCGCCGACTTGCAGAAACTGCATGTGCAGCAGATAGCGCAGTTGCGCGGCACGATCGCCGACATGCTGCGCCTGAGCGAACGGAACAGCCAGATCAAGCAGCGCATCGAAGTCTATGACCGGCTGGTCCCGCAATTGCGCGAAGCCAACGAGCACTTGATCATGGCAACGTTCGAGGCGCGCGACTCGCAGGCGGCCGCCGAAGCGCTGAACCGCCGCCAGTCCGAGTTCATTTCCATGCTGGCGCATGAACTGCGCAATCCGCTGCATCCCATCGTCATGGCCAACAAGCTGATCGGCCGCTTGTTCGGCGAGGCGCCGGGCCTGCCGGCCTTGCAGGCCATCGTCACGCGCCAGACTGAACAACTGATGCGCCTGGTCGACGACTTGATGGATGCGTCGCGCAGCGATGCCGGCAAGATGATCTTGCAACGTCGCCGCCTCGATGTGACGCAGGTCATCGACTGCGCCGTGGAAACCAGCCAGGGCGCCATCGACGCCCGCCATCAACAGCTGCAACTGAACGCACGCGGGCAGCCGCTCTACCTTGATGGCGACCTCGGCCGCCTGACGCAGCTGTTTACCAACCTGCTGCTCAACGCCAGCAAATACACGCCGGAGTACGGCCAGCTCAGCATCGGCATCGAGGCCGACGGCGCACAGATGCACATCAAGATCAGCGACAACGGCGCCGGCATCCCACTCGAGATCCAGCCCCTGGTGTTCGACCTGTTCATCCAGGGACCGCCGGCGCCGCACAGCGCGCCGGGCGGCCTGGGCATCGGCCTGGCGCTGGTGCGCCAGATCGCCCAGCTGCACGGCGGTTCGGTGACGGTGTACAGCGCCGGCAAAGGCTTGGGCAGCGTATTCACCGTCACCCTGCCGCTGGCCGGCCAGCCGGATCCGGCGCCGCAGGCTGCGCCGCGCCGCGAGGTCAGCGCGCCGACGCCGGCCCGCCGCATTCTCTACATCGAGGACAATGTCGACGCCAGCGACATGCTGAGCCAGCTGCTGGAGATGGATGGCCATACGGTGGTCTGCCGCGCCGACGGCCCGAGCGGCTTGGCGGCCGCTCAGCAAGGTGGCTTCGACGCCATCATCATGGACGTCGGTCTGCCGGGCTTGACCGGCTATGCAATCGCGCGTACGCTGCGCCAGCAGTCCGGCGGCGCCACCGCCTGCCTGATTGCGCTATCCGGTTTCGACGCCGCCGAGCCGGCCGCGACGCCAGCCCGGAGCTTCGATCATTACCTGGTCAAACCGGTATCGATACCCGCGCTGCAAACCATATTGCAACAGCTCGATGGACCACCGCCTGGCGGCGCAAGCTGA